A genomic segment from Amyelois transitella isolate CPQ chromosome 15, ilAmyTran1.1, whole genome shotgun sequence encodes:
- the LOC106137956 gene encoding elongation factor 1-gamma, whose amino-acid sequence MAAGVLYTYPENFRAYKALIAAQYSGADVKVSPNFVFGETNKSEDFLKKFPAGKVPAFESADGKVLLTESNAIAYYVANAALRGNDLKTQAQIWQWASWADSELLPASCAWVFPYLGIMQFNKQNVERAKNDLLAALRVLDAHLLTRTFLVTERVTLADIIVFSTLIHAFQHVLEPGARAALGNVSRWFGTLAGQPQARAVLGALALAAGPPTYDPKKFQDLQKKDGGKKDKKPEKKEQQPKPKKEKEVEPQDDLLEEEKPKESKDPFDAMPKGTFNMDDFKRCYSNEDEAKSIPYFWEKFDPEHYSIWFAEYKYPEELSKVFMSCNLITGMFQRLDKMRKQAFASVCLFGDDGDSSISGVWAWRGQQLAFPLSADWQIDYESYSWKKLDPADEETKKLVQQYFSWSGTDSKGRKFNQGKIFK is encoded by the exons ATGGCTGCCGGG GTTCTATATACATATCCGGAGAATTTCCGTGCCTACAAGGCGCTGATCGCCGCACAGTATTCTGGGGCCGATGTCAAAGTATCTCCAAATTTTGTGTTCGGGGAAACTAATAAATCAGAAGATTTTCTGAAGAAGTTCCCTGCTGGAAAA GTGCCAGCATTTGAGAGTGCCGATGGAAAGGTATTGCTGACCGAAAGCAATGCCATCGCTTACTATG TTGCTAATGCGGCGCTGCGAGGCAATGACCTGAAGACACAGGCTCAGATCTGGCAATGGGCGTCCTGGGCCGACAGCGAGCTGCTGCCCGCCTCGTGCGCCTGGGTGTTCCCCTACCTCGGCATCATGCAGTTTAACAAACAG aacGTAGAGCGGGCGAAGAACGACTTGCTCGCCGCGCTGCGCGTGCTAGACGCGCACCTGCTCACGCGCACGTTCCTGGTCACGGAGCGCGTCACGCTGGCCGACATCATCGTCTTCTCCACGCTCATACACGCTTTCCAG CACGTGCTGGAGCCGGGCGCGCGCGCGGCGCTGGGCAACGTGTCGCGCTGGTTCGGCACGCTGGCGGGGCAGCCGCAGGCGCGCGCCGTGCTGGGCGCGCTGGCGCTGGCGGCCGGCCCGCCCACCTACGACCCCAAGAAGTTCCAGGACTTGCAGAAGAAG GATGGTGGCAAAAAGGATAAGAAGCCAGAGAAGAAGGAACAACAGCCCAAGCCCAAGAAAGAGAAGGAGGTAGAGCCGCAGGACGACTTGCTGGAGGAGGAGAAACCTAAGGAGTCCAAGGACCCCTTCGACGCCATGCCCAAGGG CACATTCAACATGGACGATTTCAAGCGCTGCTACTCCAACGAGGACGAGGCCAAGTCCATCCCGTACTTCTGGGAGAAGTTCGACCCGGAGCACTACTCCATCTGGTTCGCGGAGTACAAGTACCCCGAGGAACTGTCTAAAGTGTTCATGAGCTGTAACCTCATCACAG GCATGTTCCAGCGCCTCGACAAGATGCGCAAGCAGGCGTTCGCGTCCGTGTGCCTGTTCGGGGACGACGGCGACTCCAGCATCTCCGGCGTGTGGGCCTGGCGCGGCCAGCAGCTGGCCTTCCCGCTGAGCGCCGACTGGCAG ATCGACTACGAGTCGTACTCGTGGAAGAAGCTGGACCCGGCTGACGAGGAGACCAAGAAACTGGTGCAGCAATACTTCTCGTGGTCCGGCACCGACAGCAAAGGACGCAAATTCAATCAG GGCAAGATCTTCAAGTGA
- the LOC106137934 gene encoding serine/arginine repetitive matrix protein 1 → MAASGAPARTPRRGPAPIASFDHDNSDESSPESKQAIRLPEIREDPSCSSASIAAGDSLAPPEQRARSHSTPAASGLQTPAAPRIEFSRASSSSHQDSRDSSPELALFAGTTSTGEDARSRLELGFREDGALDLRSSTEELAFLEPAPGEPRSAPPPPSAERRHSRKDSQGSEAALLAVSGRTSRLSSIGSQCSAHSALSGFSHASHVSRLSVVSGVSRSPSPHRMLLETSFCGPKPIETDPEICAAAVEESLLEMAKLSSATVTTPVIPVTAPVDARDRREVRTEVTVERASSRTPSINVRQPSQPVVPSVPTAPTVTVTITTSSSPIAQSITTVASPPLEVIDGDKREKESKNRAKVERRARSRDRRESRDPEVKRSANRSKDIIRIRLKPDSEYEDDDDEDESERTLVGGDQLRKPASLALGSAARPSDAARTSITSAKSAPNATSPTPSRHRGTRDSRTPSPAGPVVSRKSSFCSLFKSRETIASPDSPSDALRRKKSITDGRSRSRSRDRSATPTSAAKIRGSVLSLFKTPRKSATSPSPSSRDGSPVVQPQRQIVQPVVDKRRTDRLKYYEDAKDGIIHIPLRTPPDELDGAGTSGVGTSEVSNHAEVAGEVTHREASRPSSAPVTSTRPAAPATTARPSTTASTACPSSTAATARVPSKPVQRTVLPDGSIIIPLHSPTEKKTEQFPEVAVVEKTLEDKHETSCDSVQSTSKSIVSPSTSWQESKLMTSEVNTVAPVDTVPATKAQSERAKRKERIMFSTHVGSRDQVFSTQFSITKTPSVTSEISESFPSFTEPQADEVRTPTLRDTHITSTELPTPTPGEDINAGSVVRGSSIPSLLDAARDSSESEPSSETAPPRSGNDVEQRGLVVQESFEEELPYVPTTLPLERSLALPMVPVRERGGVLVAPLRRPRAAAPRHSLAGPGVPGPPPLPQPGGAAGGAAGGAEGAGSAARKLRIKLPRARTASAPARARAASDGYEGRAKSEWIDFEEVPERRKQPTRIQTLPAPAVGQSVCRGSGLGESGFARNDGNLCRGTEPILDHDK, encoded by the exons ATGGCGGCCAGCGGCGCGCCCGCGCGGACGCCGCGCCGCGGGCCCGCGCCCATCGCCTCCTTCGACCACGACAACTCTGACGAG TCAAGTCCAGAATCAAAGCAAGCAATTCGGCTGCCCGAAATTAGGGAGGACCCGTCGTGCTCGTCTGCCTCCATCGCCGCTGGGGATTCCCTGGCGCCTCCCGAACAGCGAGCACGGTCACACTCCACGCCGGCGGCGAGCGGCCTGCAGACGCCAGCCGCACCACGTATCGAGTTCTCCCGCGCCTCCAGCTCGAGCCATCAAGACTCGCGTGATAGTTCACCTGAGCTCGCGCTATTCGCTGGTACTACAAGTACGGGCGAAGACGCCCGCTCGCGATTGGAACTCGGATTTAGAGAAGACGGGGCTCTCGACCTTCGATCGTCAACGGAAGAGCTAGCTTTTCTGGAACCTGCACCAGGAGAACCTCGATCCGCGCCCCCACCTCCATCTGCCGAGCGCCGCCACTCACGCAAGGATAGCCAGGGCTCGGAGGCGGCTCTTCTGGCCGTCTCCGGCCGCACTAGTCGGCTTTCTAGTATCGGCTCACAGTGTTCTGCTCACTCAGCATTATCAGGGTTCAGTCACGCCAGCCACGTGTCTCGTCTATCCGTCGTGTCAGGAGTCTCTCGATCTCCATCGCCTCATAGGATGCTACTCGAGACCTCGTTTTGTGGACCAAAACCAATCGAAACCGATCCAGAAATATGTGCCGCAGCAGTCGAGGAGAGTTTGTTGGAAATGGCCAAGTTGAGTTCTGCAACAGTGACGACGCCAGTTATTCCTGTGACGGCGCCTGTCGACGCGCGCGACAGGCGAGAAGTTCGTACGGAAGTTACTGTGGAAAGAGCGAGTTCACGGACGCCCAGCATCAACGTACGTCAGCCCAGCCAGCCAGTAGTGCCCAGCGTCCCCACAGCACCAACAGTCACTGTAACCATTACTACTTCATCGTCACCGATTGCACAATCGATAACCACCGTAGCCAGTCCACCATTAGAAGTCATAGATGGAGATAAGCGTGAAAAGGAATCAAAAAATCGAGCGAAAGTGGAACGTCGCGCCAGATCGCGAGACAGACGCGAGTCTCGGGATCCCGAAGTTAAACGTAGCGCCAACCGCTCAAAAGACATAATTCGTATTAGATTAAAACCAGATTCAGAGTATGAGGACGATGACGATGAAGACGAGAGCGAACGAACACTCGTAGGAGGTGACCAACTTCGGAAACCCGCGTCACTAGCTCTGGGTAGCGCCGCGAGACCATCGGATGCGGCTAGAACCTCAATCACTAGTGCGAAAAGTGCTCCAAATGCGACGAGTCCAACACCTTCACGACATCGCGGGACACGTGACAGTCGCACACCGTCGCCAGCTGGCCCAGTCGTCTCCAGAAAATCCTCATTTTGCTCATTGTTTAAATCACGTGAAACTATCGCTTCACCAGATTCTCCTTCTGATGCTCTTCGccgaaagaagagtataactGATGGGCGGTCTCGTAGCAGAAGCCGCGATCGCTCAGCCACTCCTACTTCAGCTGCCAAGATTAGAGGGTCAGTCTTATCTCTATTCAAGACTCCACGAAAAAGTGCCACGTCACCGTCTCCGAGCTCTCGCGATGGTTCGCCGGTAGTGCAACCACAACGGCAGATCGTGCAGCCGGTTGTTGACAAACGACGAACTGATAGACTAAAATATTACGAGGATGCGAAAGATGGCATTATACATATTCCATTGCGCACGCCTCCTGACGAATTAGATGGAGCGGGCACGAGCGGCGTCGGCACGAGTGAAGTCAGCAACCACGCGGAGGTTGCAGGCGAAGTGACGCACCGAGAGGCGAGCCGGCCTTCGTCCGCGCCGGTCACATCCACGCGTCCTGCCGCCCCGGCGACCACCGCACGACCCTCCACTACGGCCAGCACTGCATGCCCGTCTTCGACAGCGGCCACTGCGCGCGTACCCTCAAAACCCGTTCAACGCACCGTTCTGCCCGATGGGAGTATCATCATTCCATTACACTCTCCCACTGAGAAAAAAACTGAACAATTTCCAGAAGTGGCAGTGGTAGAAAAGACGCTAGAGGACAAACACGAAACTAGTTGCGACAGTGTTCAATCAACATCGAAGAGTATTGTCAGTCCTAGCACTAGTTGGCAGGAATCGAAGCTTATGACGAGCGAAGTGAATACGGTCGCGCCAGTGGACACTGTTCCGGCGACGAAGGCTCAGTCCGAGCGGGCAAAGAGGAAGGAACGTATAATGTTTTCGACACACGTGGGCAGCCGAGACCAGGTGTTTAGCACGCAGTTCAGCATTACTAAAACCCCGAGCGTCACCAGCGAAATTTCAGAGTCGTTTCCAAG CTTTACCGAGCCGCAGGCCGATGAAGTCCGGACGCCGACTCTCCGCGATACCCACATAACATCGACGGAGCTCCCCACTCCGACTCCAGGGGAAGACATCAATGCAGGAAGCGTCGTCAGAGGGTCCAGTATACCCAGTTTGCTGGACGCGGCGAGGGACTCCTCAGAGTCCGAGCCCAGTTCCGAGACCGCTCCTCCGAGAAGCGGCAACGATGTTGAACAACGCGGACTTGTTGTGCAG GAGTCGTTCGAGGAGGAGCTGCCGTACGTGCCGACGACGCTGCCGCTGGAGCGCTCGCTGGCGCTGCCCATGGTGCCGGTGCGCGAGCGCGGCGGCGTGCTGGTGGCGCCGCTGCGCCgcccgcgcgccgccgcgccgcgccacTCGCTCGCTGGACCCG GCGTGCCCGGGCCGCCGCCGCTGCCGCAGCCGGGCggggcggcgggcggcgcggcgggcggggCGGAGGGCGCGGGGAGCGCGGCCCGCAAGCTGCGCATCAAGCTGCCGCGCGCGCGCACCGCCTCCGCGCCCgcgcgcgcgcgcgccgccagcGACG GATACGAGGGTCGAGCGAAGTCGGAGTGGATCGACTTCGAAGAGGTCCCGGAGCGCCGCAAGCAGCCCACGCGGATCCAGACGCTGCCCGCGCCCGCCGTTGGTCAGTCCGTCTGCCGGGGCTCCGGACTGGGCGAATCAGGTTTTGCACGAAACGAcggcaacctttgcaggggaaccgaACCCATTTTGGATCATGATAAATAA